CAGGAGACACCGCATGATCGGCCTCGTTCTGGCAGCCGGCGCCGGCCGCCGGCTGCGCCCGTACACCGACACCCTGCCGAAGGCTCTGGTGCCGGTGGACGGGGAGCGGACCGTCCTGGACCTCACCCTCGGCAACTTCGCCGAGGTCGGCCTGCGGGAGGCCGCCATCGTGGTGGGCTACCGCAAGGAAGCGGTGTACGACCGCAAGGACGCCCTGGAGCGCAAGTACGGCGTCAAGCTCACCCTGGTCGAGAACGACAAGGCCGAGGAGTGGAACAACGCCTACTCGCTCTGGTGCGCCCGGGACCTGTTCGGCGAGGGTCTGCTGCTCGCCAACGGCGACACCGTGCACCCGGCCTCGGTGCAGCGCACCATGCTGGACGGCAACGACCGGCTGATCGCCGAGGGCCGCGCGCCCGGCATCCTGCTCGCCCTCGACACGGTGAAGAAGCTCGCCGACGAGGAGATGAAGGTGATCGTCGACCCGGTGACCGGGATGCGCCGGATCACCAAGCTGATGGAGCCCGAGGAGGCCACCGGCGAGTACATCGGCGTCACGGTGATCAACCCCTCGGCCGCCGAGGACCTGAGCGACGCGCTGCGGGCCACCTTCGAGCGCGACCCGCAGCTGTACTACGAGGACGGCTACCAGGAGATGGTGAACCGGGGGCTGCGGATCGACGTGCAGCCGATCGGCGAGGTCACCTGGGTCGAGGTCGACAACCACGCCGACCTGGCCAGGGCGCGGGAGATCGCGTGCCAGTACTGACCCGGCTGGTGCCCTCGCCGGTCTTCGTCGAGATCCGCTCGGGCGCGCTGGACGCGCTGGCCGGCATCCTGGCCGACCAGCGGCTGTCGGCCGCCGGGCGGATCGCGGTGGCGATCAGCAACGGCTCCGGGGCCCGGCTGCGCGCGCGGCTGGAACCCGCGCTGCCCAGCGCGGACTGGTACGAGGTGACCGACGGCAGCCTGGACAGCGCGGTGCTGCTGGCCGAGCAGATGCGGGCCGGGCACTACGACGCGATGGTGGCGCTCGGTGGTGGCAAGATCATCGACGTCGGCAAGTACGCCGCCGCCCGGGTCGGGCTGCCGCTGGTCGCGGTGGCCACCAACCTGGCCCACGACGGCATCTGCTCGCCGGTCTCGATCCTCGACAACGACGCCGGGCGGGGCTCCTACGGGGTGCCCAGCCCGATCGGCATCGTGGTCGACCTGGACGTGATCAGACAGGCGCCGCCGCGCTTCGTGGCGGCCGGGATCGGCGACGTGGTCTCCAACCTCTCGGCCTGCGCGGACTGGGAACTCTCACACTCCGTCACCGGTGAGCCGGTGGACGGGCTGGCCGTGGCGATGGCCAGGTCGGCGGGGGAGAACCTGCTCCGGCACCCCGGTTCGCTGACGGACCGGGACCTCCTCACCACGCTCGCCGAGGCCCTGGTACTGTCCGGCATCGCGATGAACATCGCTGGCAGCACCCGTCCTTCCTCGGGCGCCTGTCACGAGATCTCGCACGCCCTGGACGTGCTCTTCCCCAAGCGATCGGCCCAGCATGGCGAACAGGTCGGCCTCGGCGCGGCCTTCGCCAGTTTCCTGCGGGGCGAGCGCGAGCTCACCGGCCTGATCGTGGACCGACTCCGGTTCCACGGACTGCCGGTGACCGCGGATCAGATCGGCTTCACCGAGGAGGAGTTCACCAAGGCGGTGCACTACGCTCCGAACACCCGTCCGGGACGGTTCACCATCCTGGAACACCTGGATCTCTCCCCCTCTGACATCAGGGACTCGTACGCCGACTATGTCCAAGCCGTCAACAGCTGACCGCCCCCAGGTCGATCTGACCCGCCGCCCCTCGATCGAGGAGCTGCGCGCCGTCATCCACCCCGAGGGCATGCTCCAGCGCCGTAGCGCGGAGCACTGGGCCGGGCGCCTCTACATGCGGAAGATCTCGCTGCGGATCACCCGGGTGCTCTCCACCGTCACGGCGATCACGCCCAACGGCCTGACCTACCTGATGATGTTCACCGGCATCCTGGCCGGTGCCGCGCTGGTGATCCCCGGCCTCGCCGGTGCGGTCCTCGGCGCGGTCCTGATCCAGGTCTACCTGCTGCTCGACTGTGTCGACGGCGAGGTGGCCCGCTGGCGCCGGCAGACCTCGCTGACCGGGGTCTACCTGGACCGGGTCGGCCACTACATGTCCGAGGCGGCGCTGCTCACCGGCCTCGGCCTGCGGGCCACCGATCTGTTCCACCGGCAGGGCACCGCCTCGCACTGGGAGTGGGCCTTCCTCGGCACGCTGGCCGCGCTCGGCGCGATCCTGATCAAGTCGGAGACCGACCTGGTGGACGTGGCCCGGGCCCGCAGCGGCCTGACCGCCGTGGAGGACGCCGCCGCCGTGCCGCGTTCCGCCGGGGTGGCCAAGGCCCGCAAGGCCGCCGCCTTCCTGAAGTTCCACCGGCTGGTGGGCGCGGTCGAGGCCTCGCTGCTGATCCTGGCCGCCGGGATCGCCGACGCGGTCGCCGGGGACCTGTTCTTCACCCGGCTCGCGGTGGTCGTGCTGGCCGCGATCGCGATGCTCCAGACCGTGCTGCACCTGCTCAGCATCGTGCTCTCCAGCAGGCTGCGATGACCGACGGCTTCCGGCTCGGCGCCGTCATCATCACGATGGGCAACCGCCCGGACGAGCTGAACGCCCTGATCGAGTCGGTCCGCAACCAGCGCGGCCCGGCCGTCGAACTGGCCGTGGTCGGCAACGGCGCCCCGCTGCCGGCCCTGCCGGCCGACGTCAGGTCGGTCGAGCTGCCGGAGAACCTCGGCATCCCGGGCGGGCGCAACGTCGGCATCGAGCTGTTCGGCAAGGACGGCCGCGACGTCGACGCGGTGCTCTTCCTGGACGACGACGGCCTGCTGCCGAACACCGACTCGGCCGAGCTGCTCCGCCGCGCGTTCGAGGAGGACCCGGCACTGGGCATCGTCTCGTTCCGGATCGCCGACCCGGAGACCGGCGTGACGGCCCGCCGGCACGTCCCCAGGCTGCGGGCCAGCGACCCGCTGCGCTCGTCCCGGGTGACCACCTTCCTGGGCGGCGCCAGCGCCGTCCGGAGCAAGGTCTTCGCCGAGGCCGGCCAGCTGCCGGGCGAGTTCTTCTACGCGCACGAGGAGACCGACCTCGCCTGGCGCGCGCTGGACGCCGGCTGGCTGATCGACTACCGCGCGGACGTGGTGCTGTTCCACCCGACCACCTCCCCGGCCCGGCACGCCACGTACTTCCACAACGTGGCCCGGAACCGGGTGTGGCTGGCGCGACGGAACCTTCCGGCCCCTCTCGTGCCTCTCTACCTGGGAGTCTGGTTCCTGCTCACCCTGGCCCGCCGCCCGTCCGGTGCGGCGCTCAAGGCCTGGCTGGGCGGTTTCCGGGCCGGCTGGCGCGAACAGTGTGGTCCGCGCAAGCCGATGCGGTGGCATACGGTATGGCGGTTGACCAGGATGGGCCGACCACCAATCATCTGATCGCAGAGAACTTCCGGCGGCCCCCCGTGCCGCCGGACCGGAACATCCACCCGTGATTTCGGTGGGTCTGCCCGGACCTCCGCCGTTCCCCCTCGGCGGAAGCCTGGTTATCCGAGCCCGTGAAGGACGAATGTGTCGACAGTGAGTGACTCGCTCAGCTTCTCCGCTCCCAGCGGTGCTGACGCGGGTCTGACCCCGAAGCAGCTCGCGGCCAAATACGGCCTTTCGGTGAGCGGCAAGCGGCCCGGTTTCTCCCAGTACGTACGGGAATTGTGGGCCCGGCGCCATTTCATCGTCGCGTTCGCCACCGCGCGCCTGGTCGCGCAGTACACCACGGCCAAGCTCGGCCAGGTGTGGCAGGTGCTGACTCCGCTGCTCAACTGTGCGGTGTTCTACCTGGTGTTCGGCGTGATGATGAACGGCAGCAACGGCATCCCGGACTACATCGCCTGGCTCTGCATCGGTGTCTTCGTCTTCCAGTTCAGCCAGAGCGCGGTGCTCTCCGGCACCCGGGCGATCTCCGACAACCTCGGGCTGATCCGGGCGCTGCACTTCCCCCGGGCCGCGCTGCCGATCGCCTTCACCATCATCCAGCTCCAGCAGCTGCTGATCTCGATGGTCGTGCTGGTCGGCATCGTGATGTTCTTCCAGCTGCCCACCATGAGCTGGGCCCTGGTCATCCCGGCCCTGCTGCTGCAGTGCGTCTTCAACACCGGCCTGGCGCTGGCGATGGCCCGGATCGGCGCCAAGACCAGTGACATGGCGCAGCTGATGCCGTTCCTGCTGCGCACCTGGATGTACACCTCCGGCGTGATGTACAGCGTCCAGAGCGCGGTGGACAAGTGGCCCACCGTCTTCCAGGTGCTGTTCCGGATGAACCCGGCCTCGGTCTACATGGACCTGATCCGCTACGCCTTCATGCCGAACGCGTACAACAAGCACGCGCTGCCCGACCACATCTGGCTGATCGCGTTCGGCTGGGCCCTGGTCGCCGGTGTGGCCGGCTTCATCTTCTTCTGGAAGGCAGAGGAGGAGTACGGCCGTGGCTGACACCGCTACCACCGAGACCCGAGAGGCCGCCATGACGGACGTTCAGGACACCCGCGTCCCCACCGTGGTCGTCGACGACGTGCACATCGTCTACAAGGTGCACGGCGCCGGCTCCGGGAAGGGCAGCGCCACCTCGGCGCTGAGCCGGATCATCTCCAAGAAGCGCTCGCCCGCGATCCGCGAGGTGCACGCCGTCCGGGGGATCAGCTTCACCTCGTACCGGGGTGAGGCGGTCGGCCTGATCGGCTCGAACGGCTCCGGCAAGTCGACCATGCTGGCGGCCATCGCCGGTCTGCTGCCGACCGAGCGCGGTGCCATCTACACCAACGGCCAGCCCTCGCTGCTGGGCGTGAACGCCGCGCTGATGAACGACCTGACCGGTGACCGCAACGTCATCCTGGGCTGCCTGGCGATGGGCATGTCCCCGGCCGAGGTGAAGACCCGCTACCAGGACATCGTGGACTTCTCGGGGATCAACGAGAAGGGCGACTTCATCTCGCTCCCGATGCGCACCTACTCCTCGGGCATGGCCGCCCGCCTGCGGTTCTCGATCGCGGCGGCCAAGACCCACGACGTGCTGCTGATCGACGAGGCGCTGGCCACCGGCGACCAGAAGTTCCAGCGCCGCTCCGAGGACCGGATCCGTGAGCTGCGCAAGGAGGCCGGCACGGTCTTCCTGGTCAGCCACAACAACAACTCGATCCGGGACACCTGCGAGCGGACCATCTGGATCGAGAAGGGCGAGCTGGTGATGGACGGCTCGACCGACGACGTCATGAAGGAGTACGAGAAGTTCAACCACTGAGTGGTGGGAGCGGCGGGGGCCGGTGCCGAGGCAGACTCGGAACCGGCCCCTTGGCCGTGTCCGGGTGGGCCGGGTGCCCGAGTGCGGTGTAGAACGGGGGAGTGACGGCAGTGGTGACTTCAAGGCAATCCGACAGTCCGACGGACGGTGGCACGCTCGGCAAGGCGGACCTGGAGAACTTCCCGGTCGCCCCCGGGTTCCTGCCCGCCGCCTGGCGGGCCGACCTGATGGCGATCTACGGGTTCGCCCGGCTGGTGGACGACGCCGGTGACGGCGACCTGGCCGAGCCCGAGCGGGTGGCCGCGCTGCTGGACGTCAAGGGCGCCCCGGCGGACGACGGCTTCCGGCTCGCCCTGCTGGACGGTCTCGAGCTGGACCTGGACCGGGCCTTCTGCGCCGCGCTCGACCCGAAGGCCGAGAGCCCCCGGCACCCGCTGATGCGGGCCCTGGTCCCGCTGATCGACCGTCACCCGGTCACCCCGGAGCCGTTCCGCCGTCTGATCGAGGCCAACCGGGTGGACCAGACCACCACCCGCTACCCGACCTACCAGGACCTGGTCGGCTACTGCACGCTCTCCGCCGACCCGGTCGGCCGCCTGGTGCTGGCCGTGGCCGGTTACGGCACCCCCGAACGGATCGCCTACTCGGACGCGGTCTGCACCGCCCTCCAGGTGGTCGAACACCTCCAGGACGTGGCCGAGGACCTGGGCAGGGGCCGGATCTACCTCCCCGCCGAGGACCTGGACCGGTTCGGCGTGACCGAGGCCGACCTGGCCGCGCCCAGCGCCGGCCACCAGGTCCGCGAGCTGATCGCCTTCGAGGCGGACCGGGCGCGCACCCTGCTCGACCACGGCGCCCCGCTGGTGGGTACGGTTCGGGGAAGGCTCCGTCTGCTGCTCGCGGGATTCACCGCGGGCGGGTACGCGGCCCTGTCGGCCATCGAGGCCGCCGGGTACGACGTGCTCGCCGTACAGGCGAAGCCGGACAAGCGCCGCCTCGCGGTGAAGGCGGCGGCAATCTTCGCGAAGGGAAGGTGAACGCCCGCGTGGCGGCATCACCACTGGCCTCGGCCCCGGTCATGGCGGCCTACCGGTACTGCGAGGCGGTCACCGCCCTGCAGGCCCGGAACTTCAGCTACGGCATCCGGCTGCTGCCCGAGCCCAAGCGGCTCGGCATGTCCGCGCTCTACGCCCTGGCCCGCCGGGTGGACGACATCGGCGACGGCGAGCTGTCGGCCGAGCGGAAGACCGAGCTGCTCCGGCAGACCCGCGAGCTGCTGGACGAGGTCCGGCTCGGCACGGTCAGTGAGGAGGACACCGACCCGATCAAGGTCGCACTGGGCGACACCGCCCGGCGTTTCCCGATCGATCTGGGCGGGTTCGACGAGCTGATCGACGGCGTCGAGATGGACCTCAAGGGCGTCGAGTACCAGACCTTCGAGGACCTCAAGGTCTACTGCCGCTGCGTGGCCGGATCGATCGGCCGGCTCTCGATCGGGGTGTACGGCTGCGAGGACCCGAAGCTCGGCGCCGAGTACGCGGACACCCTCGGTCTGGCCCTGCAGCTCACCAACATCCTGCGCGACCTGCGCGAGGACGCGCTGAACGGCCGGGTCTACCTCCCGACCGAGGACCTGGCTCGATTCGGCTGCGAACAGGGGTTCGCCCTGGACCGGCCGCCGGTCGGCGCGGACTTCACCGGGCTGATCGCCTTCCAGGCCGAGCGGGCCCAGGAGGCCTTCGCGGACGGCCTGCGGCTGCTGCCACTGCTGGACCGCCGCAGCCGGGCCTGCACGGCCGCGATGGCCGGGATCTACCACCGGCTGCTCGGCCGGATCGCGGCCGATCCGGAGTCCGTGCTGCAGCGCCGGGTCTCGCTGCCGGGCTGGGAGAAGGCATACGTGGCTCTCTCCGGGCTCGCCGGAGGGCGTTCTTGATTCTCTCGGCGATTATGTCACGCTGTGTCAGCACGCATTCACCCGGAACCGGTCCGGCGCCCGCCTCCGGTGACCGCCGGGACGATCACATCAGGGGGAGGGGCAGATGACGGCACGGCACGACTCCAAGCGCCCCACCGCCGTGGTGGTCGGCGGCGGCCTGGCCGGGATCACGGCCGCCCTGCGGCTGGCCGAGGCGGACCATCGAGTCACCCTGGTGGAGTCCCGGCCGCGGCTCGGCGGCCTGGCCTTCTCGTTCCGGCGCGGGGAGCTGACGGTCGACAACGGCCAGCACGTCTTCCTGCGCTGCTGCACCGCCTACCGGGGTCTGATCGACCGGCTGGGTGCGGGCCGTCTGGTGGATCTTCAGCCCCGGCTCGACGTCCCGGTGCTGGGCGTCTCGCCCGACGGCCGGCGCACCCTGGGCCGGCTGCGCCGGGCCGGGCTGCCCGTCCCGCTGCACCTGGCCGGCAGCCTGGCGACCTACCCGCACCTGTCCGCCGCCGACCGGCTGCGGGTGGTGCGGGCCGCGCTCGCGCTCAAGCTGCTCGACCTGGACGACCCGGCGCTGGACGAGATCTCGTTCGGCGACTGGCTGCGCCGCCAGGGCCAGAACGCGGCCACCCTGGCCGCGATGTGGGACCTGGTCGGGGTGGCCACCCTGAACGCCACCGCCGATCAGACCTCGCTGGCGCTGGCCGCGATGGTCTTCAAGACCGGCCTGCTCTCCGACCCGGGCGCCTCCGACATCGGGATGGCGAACGTCCCGCTCGGCGCGATCCACCACGACGCGGCCCGCGCCGAGCTGGAGCGGGCCGGGGTGCGGGTGCTGCTGCGGGCCCGCGCGGTGGAGCTGAAGAGCGCCGAGCAGCACGCCGTCCGCCTCGACGGCGACGAGCTGCTGACCGCCGACACCGTGGTGCTGGCGGGGGCTCAGGAGTCCGCCGCCGCGCTGCTCCCGGCCGGCGCGATCGACCGGCAGGAGCGGCTGGCCGAACTCGGCCACGCGCCGATCCTGAACGTGCACGTGGTCTACGACCGCAAGCTGCTGCGCCGACCGTTCTTCGCCGCGCTCGGCTCGCCGGTGCAGTGGGTCTTCGACCGTACGCCTCACTCGGGTCTGGCGGTGCAGGGCGCGCAGTACCTGGCGCTTTCGCAGTCCGCCGTGCAGGACGAGATCGAGCTGCCGGTGGCCGAGCTGAGGGCGCGTTACCTGCCCGAGCTGGAGCGGCTGCTGCCCGCCGCCAAGGGCGCCGAGGTGCTGGACTTCTTCGTCACCCGGGAGCGGACCGCGACCTTCGCGCCCGCGCCGGGCACCGCGCCGCTCCGCCCGGCCGCCCGGACCAACGTGCCAGGACTGCTGCTGGCCGGTTCGTGGACCGCCACCGGCTGGCCCGCGACCATGGAGAGCGCCGTGCGCAGCGGCCACGCGGCCGCCGACGCCGCCCTCGCCGTCGGCCGCCGCCCGGTGGACCGGGGCGACGGAAGGTGGCCCCGATGACCTCGGCCCCCGTCCGATCAGTGACCGCATCAGACGGGCCGCTCGCCGCGGCCTCATCACCCCAGCAGGGAGAGGGAACGTACGTGGAGCATCGCACCGGAACCGCCGCCTCCGTCCAGGAGGCACCTGTGCCGGACGCGCTCTCGGTGCCGGAGCTGCTGGCCCGCGGCCGGAAGCTCTGCACCCCGCCGCTGCGTTCGGCGGTGGCCCGGCTGGCCGCGCCGATGGACACGGTGGCCGCGTACCACTTCGGCTGGATCGACCGGGACGGCACGCCGATGGCGGGGGACGGCGGCAAGGCCGTGCGTCCGGCGCTGGCGCTGCTGTCGGCCGAGGCGGTCGGCGCGCCCGCCGTGGCGGGGGTGCCCGGCGGGGTCTCGGTTGAACTGGTGCACAACTTCTCGCTGTTGCACGATGACCTGATGGACGGTGACGAGACGCGGCGGCACCGGGCCACGGCCTGGACGGTCTTCGGCCCGGCCCAGGCGATCCTGGTCGGCGACGCGCTGGCCACCCTGGGCACCGAGGTGCTGCTGGACGCCGCCGTGACCGGGGGCGCCTCCGCCACCGACGCGGCCCGGGCCGTCCGGCTGATCACCACCGCGACCCGCAAGCTGATCGACGGTCAGGCCCAGGACCTCTCGTTCGAGCACCGCGACCTGGTGACGGTCGAGGAGTGCCTGGAGATGGAGGGCAACAAGACCGGTGCCCTGCTGGCCGCCGCCTCGGCGATCGGCGCGGTGCTGGCCGGGGCCGACGACCGGACCGCCGACGCGCTGGAGCGGTACGGCCACCATCTCGGCCTGGCCTTCCAGGCGGTGGACGACCTGCTCGGCATCTGGGGCGCCACCGAGGTGACCGGCAAGCCGCACTGGGGCGACCTGCGCCAGCGCAAGAAGTCGCTGCCGGTGGCCGCTGCGCTGGCCGAGGGTGGCGAAGCCTCCCGTCGGCTGGCCGCCGAGCTGGCCGACCCGGCCGGCCGGGGCGAGGAGAGCGAGCAGCAGCTCGCCGCCCGCGCCGCGCTGATCGAGCAGGCCGGCGGCCGGTCCTGGACCCAGGAAGAGGCCCGCCGCCAGCACAAGACCGCCCTCGCCGCTCTGGACGAGGTGCCGATGGCCGACGAGGTGCGCCAGCGCTTCGTCGCACTCGCCGAATTCGT
This genomic interval from Kitasatospora gansuensis contains the following:
- a CDS encoding phosphocholine cytidylyltransferase family protein; the encoded protein is MIGLVLAAGAGRRLRPYTDTLPKALVPVDGERTVLDLTLGNFAEVGLREAAIVVGYRKEAVYDRKDALERKYGVKLTLVENDKAEEWNNAYSLWCARDLFGEGLLLANGDTVHPASVQRTMLDGNDRLIAEGRAPGILLALDTVKKLADEEMKVIVDPVTGMRRITKLMEPEEATGEYIGVTVINPSAAEDLSDALRATFERDPQLYYEDGYQEMVNRGLRIDVQPIGEVTWVEVDNHADLARAREIACQY
- a CDS encoding iron-containing alcohol dehydrogenase family protein → MPVLTRLVPSPVFVEIRSGALDALAGILADQRLSAAGRIAVAISNGSGARLRARLEPALPSADWYEVTDGSLDSAVLLAEQMRAGHYDAMVALGGGKIIDVGKYAAARVGLPLVAVATNLAHDGICSPVSILDNDAGRGSYGVPSPIGIVVDLDVIRQAPPRFVAAGIGDVVSNLSACADWELSHSVTGEPVDGLAVAMARSAGENLLRHPGSLTDRDLLTTLAEALVLSGIAMNIAGSTRPSSGACHEISHALDVLFPKRSAQHGEQVGLGAAFASFLRGERELTGLIVDRLRFHGLPVTADQIGFTEEEFTKAVHYAPNTRPGRFTILEHLDLSPSDIRDSYADYVQAVNS
- a CDS encoding CDP-alcohol phosphatidyltransferase family protein, which produces MLQRRSAEHWAGRLYMRKISLRITRVLSTVTAITPNGLTYLMMFTGILAGAALVIPGLAGAVLGAVLIQVYLLLDCVDGEVARWRRQTSLTGVYLDRVGHYMSEAALLTGLGLRATDLFHRQGTASHWEWAFLGTLAALGAILIKSETDLVDVARARSGLTAVEDAAAVPRSAGVAKARKAAAFLKFHRLVGAVEASLLILAAGIADAVAGDLFFTRLAVVVLAAIAMLQTVLHLLSIVLSSRLR
- a CDS encoding glycosyltransferase family 2 protein, with amino-acid sequence MTDGFRLGAVIITMGNRPDELNALIESVRNQRGPAVELAVVGNGAPLPALPADVRSVELPENLGIPGGRNVGIELFGKDGRDVDAVLFLDDDGLLPNTDSAELLRRAFEEDPALGIVSFRIADPETGVTARRHVPRLRASDPLRSSRVTTFLGGASAVRSKVFAEAGQLPGEFFYAHEETDLAWRALDAGWLIDYRADVVLFHPTTSPARHATYFHNVARNRVWLARRNLPAPLVPLYLGVWFLLTLARRPSGAALKAWLGGFRAGWREQCGPRKPMRWHTVWRLTRMGRPPII
- a CDS encoding ABC transporter permease codes for the protein MSTVSDSLSFSAPSGADAGLTPKQLAAKYGLSVSGKRPGFSQYVRELWARRHFIVAFATARLVAQYTTAKLGQVWQVLTPLLNCAVFYLVFGVMMNGSNGIPDYIAWLCIGVFVFQFSQSAVLSGTRAISDNLGLIRALHFPRAALPIAFTIIQLQQLLISMVVLVGIVMFFQLPTMSWALVIPALLLQCVFNTGLALAMARIGAKTSDMAQLMPFLLRTWMYTSGVMYSVQSAVDKWPTVFQVLFRMNPASVYMDLIRYAFMPNAYNKHALPDHIWLIAFGWALVAGVAGFIFFWKAEEEYGRG
- a CDS encoding ABC transporter ATP-binding protein, coding for MTDVQDTRVPTVVVDDVHIVYKVHGAGSGKGSATSALSRIISKKRSPAIREVHAVRGISFTSYRGEAVGLIGSNGSGKSTMLAAIAGLLPTERGAIYTNGQPSLLGVNAALMNDLTGDRNVILGCLAMGMSPAEVKTRYQDIVDFSGINEKGDFISLPMRTYSSGMAARLRFSIAAAKTHDVLLIDEALATGDQKFQRRSEDRIRELRKEAGTVFLVSHNNNSIRDTCERTIWIEKGELVMDGSTDDVMKEYEKFNH
- the hpnC gene encoding squalene synthase HpnC codes for the protein MTSRQSDSPTDGGTLGKADLENFPVAPGFLPAAWRADLMAIYGFARLVDDAGDGDLAEPERVAALLDVKGAPADDGFRLALLDGLELDLDRAFCAALDPKAESPRHPLMRALVPLIDRHPVTPEPFRRLIEANRVDQTTTRYPTYQDLVGYCTLSADPVGRLVLAVAGYGTPERIAYSDAVCTALQVVEHLQDVAEDLGRGRIYLPAEDLDRFGVTEADLAAPSAGHQVRELIAFEADRARTLLDHGAPLVGTVRGRLRLLLAGFTAGGYAALSAIEAAGYDVLAVQAKPDKRRLAVKAAAIFAKGR
- the hpnD gene encoding presqualene diphosphate synthase HpnD, whose protein sequence is MAAYRYCEAVTALQARNFSYGIRLLPEPKRLGMSALYALARRVDDIGDGELSAERKTELLRQTRELLDEVRLGTVSEEDTDPIKVALGDTARRFPIDLGGFDELIDGVEMDLKGVEYQTFEDLKVYCRCVAGSIGRLSIGVYGCEDPKLGAEYADTLGLALQLTNILRDLREDALNGRVYLPTEDLARFGCEQGFALDRPPVGADFTGLIAFQAERAQEAFADGLRLLPLLDRRSRACTAAMAGIYHRLLGRIAADPESVLQRRVSLPGWEKAYVALSGLAGGRS
- the hpnE gene encoding hydroxysqualene dehydroxylase HpnE, whose protein sequence is MTARHDSKRPTAVVVGGGLAGITAALRLAEADHRVTLVESRPRLGGLAFSFRRGELTVDNGQHVFLRCCTAYRGLIDRLGAGRLVDLQPRLDVPVLGVSPDGRRTLGRLRRAGLPVPLHLAGSLATYPHLSAADRLRVVRAALALKLLDLDDPALDEISFGDWLRRQGQNAATLAAMWDLVGVATLNATADQTSLALAAMVFKTGLLSDPGASDIGMANVPLGAIHHDAARAELERAGVRVLLRARAVELKSAEQHAVRLDGDELLTADTVVLAGAQESAAALLPAGAIDRQERLAELGHAPILNVHVVYDRKLLRRPFFAALGSPVQWVFDRTPHSGLAVQGAQYLALSQSAVQDEIELPVAELRARYLPELERLLPAAKGAEVLDFFVTRERTATFAPAPGTAPLRPAARTNVPGLLLAGSWTATGWPATMESAVRSGHAAADAALAVGRRPVDRGDGRWPR
- a CDS encoding polyprenyl synthetase family protein is translated as MEHRTGTAASVQEAPVPDALSVPELLARGRKLCTPPLRSAVARLAAPMDTVAAYHFGWIDRDGTPMAGDGGKAVRPALALLSAEAVGAPAVAGVPGGVSVELVHNFSLLHDDLMDGDETRRHRATAWTVFGPAQAILVGDALATLGTEVLLDAAVTGGASATDAARAVRLITTATRKLIDGQAQDLSFEHRDLVTVEECLEMEGNKTGALLAAASAIGAVLAGADDRTADALERYGHHLGLAFQAVDDLLGIWGATEVTGKPHWGDLRQRKKSLPVAAALAEGGEASRRLAAELADPAGRGEESEQQLAARAALIEQAGGRSWTQEEARRQHKTALAALDEVPMADEVRQRFVALAEFVVVRER